CGCGCTGCGGCATGAGTATTCAGGCCGGAGAAGACGGTTCGGCAGGGAGCTGGAGTGGTGCTGCTTGGAGCGGAAGTGGTGTTCCCTGGTACTTTACGGAGACGCTCGGCGCGTTCGGCAAGCTCGTCTCTTTTGGCTTTCAGCCGGCCCCGCTCTTCCTTGGCCGCGGCGATCTCATATCCCAGCCCCGCCAGAACCTGCCGGGTCTCCTCCAGACCGGCGGAGCATTCCCGCTCGCTCTCCGTATAGGCAAGCTTCGCCTCGATGGCCTGCTTGGCCTTTTCTTCGTCGCCGTTCTCCAGCGCCTTCAGGGCATCGCCTTCGCTGAGCTCCGCCAGCATCGAGTATTCTTTCAACCGGCGCTCCAGGAGCTTGGCTGCCGCCTGCAAATCGCGGCTTCTCTGCTCGGCTTCCTCGATCCGGTCATCCAGATCGCGCAAATATTGTCCAGTCATGATGACTGGGTTCTCCAGCCGGTTCAGCCCTTCATGCATGGCCGCTTTCGTTAACGTTGCAATTCTCTCCAAAATACTCATCGGTATCTCTCCCTTTTTTTGTATTTAGCATTTTACAAAGGCTCTAACTTAGTAATAATGGTGCCCGTCCATGAAGCTTTCTGTCGGTTCGCTCGGAACAATCAAGCTGGCGATCAGATAAAAAAGAATGAACGACCCGACACTGCACAAAGCGACGATTACGGCAACCAAGCGAATAAGGGTGGAGTCGATGCCCAGCCACTGAGCCAAGCCTCCGCACAAGCCGCTGAATTTCTTGTCTCTTTCGGAACGGTAAAGTTTTTTCATAATTTAATCTCTTCCCTTCGTCATATCCGTTATCTATGCTTTTATTCTAGTGGTTTCACGCACGCGGCAAAACGGGCTGGAGACGGTTTTGCGATCTCGACCTTAGACGGGGGGAGGTTCGGCAATTGGACGGGGATAACAAAAAGACTTCCGGCTGCAAGGCCGGAAGCCCCTATCTGAAACGATTGGCACAGGTATGCGGTGCATGGTACTATCCGTTCCGCATTCCTCAGTCCGTGCTTTCGCGGATCGCCAGGTAGTGGGTGACGTTGGAATGCTGCGGAATATCCGCGGCGCCTCTAATCATTTTGATGAGATTGCGGGTGGCTGTCATGCCGATTTCCGCTGCGGAATACTCCACCGTCGAAAGCTTGGGGCGGATAATCGACGACAGATAGCTGCCGTCAAAGCCGAATACGGCTACATCTTCGGGTATGCGCATGCCGTGGTCCATCAAATAATTCATCGCTCCGAGCGCCATCCAGTCCGTTGAGCAGAATACCGCGCTTGGCATGTCGCCGGTTTCCGCCAGCTTGCGCATGGCGTTCATTCCGTCTTCCACGGACAGCTCGCTCTCCACAACCCAGTCTTCCCGGATCGGAAGTCCCGCATCGCTCATCGCCTGCCGAAATCCCTGGTAGCGGTCGCTTCCAATGCCAGAATCGCCTGTTCCGCGAATCATCGCGATGCGGGTGTGCCCTTTTTGAATGAGATGGGTTACGGCTTCGTAAGAGGCGGTGACGTTATCCACATGGACGGAAGGGATGGATGGAATATTGGAGATTTGTCCGATCACTACGCAGGGGATTCGTGCCGCTTCAATGGTTTCAATATGCCTGCGTTCCAGAATGGAGCCGACAAAAATGATACCCTGCGACTGGATATCTCCAAATCTTTTTAAATGATCAAGCTCGCTTTCAAGTGTTCCGTCCGTCAGCCCGATGAGCAGCTCGTAGCCGTACAACCGGGAAACCGACCCGATGCCCGCCACCATATCATTAAGCACGGTGTGGCTGAACTGCGGCGCAATGACTCCGATTAGCTGGGAATCGGTCTTGGCACTGTCGTCTATGGAGGCGCCGGAACGGTAATTGGTCCGCTTAATCGCTTCCATTACCCGCATCCGCACATCCTCTTTGACCGGCTTGCTGTTGTTGATCACCCGGGAAACGGTAGAGATCGAAACTCCGGCCATTCTGGCGATATCGTTAATCGTTACTTTCATGAGCATCACAACTCCGAATATTAAGATGGATGAATGGGAAAATATTTTCCTAATTTGTATCATATCATGCCGAAACCCAACTGCCAATTCCACTTGACTAGGAAAAAAGAGTTGTTTTATACTCCGAATAAGGAAAAACTTTTCCTATAGAGGGTTGGAGGAGCTGACGGAAGTGGAAAGAATCTGGTGGAAAGAAGCGGTGGCCTATCAAATATACCCCCGGAGCTTTATGGACGGCAACGGAGATGGAGTCGGCGATTTGCGGGGAGTTATCGGCAAGCTGGATTATCTGAAAAACTTAGGGATCGACGTGATCTGGATCTGCCCGATCTACAAGTCGCCCAATGACGATAACGGGTACGATATTTCGGATTATCATGACATTATGGACGAGTTCGGCACGATGGAGGATTTCGATGAGCTGCTGGAAGAGGTTCACCGCAGAGAGATGAAGCTTATCATGGATTTGGTCATCAACCACACCTCGGACGAGCATCCGTGGTTCATTGAATCCCGGTCCAGCAAAGACAATCCGAAACGGAACTACTATATATGGGCCGATCCGAAAGACGGTGCGGAGCCGAACAACTGGGACAGCATCTTCGGCGGGTCCATCTGGGAGTATGACATAATTACGGAGCAGTATTTCATGCATGTATTCTCCAAAAGACAGCCGGATCTCAACTGGGAGAATCCCGATGTGCGCCAGGATTTGTACGAAATGGTCAACTGGTGGCTGGATAAAGGCATCGACGGCTTCCGTATCGACGCCATCTCGCATATCAAGAAGCTGGCCGGATTTCCCGACCTGCCGAACCCGGAAGGCTTGCGCTATGTGAGCGCCTTTGCCGGACATATGAATCGCGAAGGGATTCACGATTTTCTGCTGGAATTGAAAGAGGAAACGTTCGACAAGTACGACATCATGACTGTCGGCGAAGCGAGCGGGGTCACGGCGGGGGACGCGGATCTGTGGGTCAGCAAGGAAAAAGGCAAGTTCAACATGGTGTTTCAGTTCAATCATATGCATCTTTGGGATAAAAGCCTGGAGAGCGGGTTCGACCTGGTCACCTTCAAGAAGGTGCTTACCGAGTGGCAGAAAGCGCTCGAAGGCACCGGCTGGAACGCCCTTTTCATGGAGAACCACGATAAGCCCCGCTCGGTCTCCACTTATGGCGATGATGGACCGCTGCGGGTGCAGTCGGCCAAGGCGCTGGCGACGATGTATTTCCTGATGCAGGGCACTCCCTTCATCTATCAAGGCCAGGAAATCGGTATGACGAACGTGCAATTTCAGTCGATCGACGATTATGACGATGTGCATATGAAGAATTGGTACCGGCTAGAAAGAGAAGAAGGTAAGGAACATGAAGATCTGATGCCCGTGATCTGGACCAACGGCCGGGATAACTCCCGAACGCCGATGCAGTGGAATGCCGGGGAGCAGGCGGGATTTACGGAGGGGACGCCATGGATGAAGGTGAACCCGAATTACAAGGAAATCAATGTGGAAAGCGAACTTGCGAATCCCGATTCAATCTACCATTATTACAAGAAGATGATCCATCTACGCAAAAGCAACCCGGTCGCCGTCTACGGCGTCTATGATCTGATCCTGCCAAAGAACAAGCAAATATACGCATATACCCGAACGCTTGAGGATGACCAGTTGCTGATTATCACCAACCTGTTCGCGGAAGAGGCGCTGTTCCACCTGCCTAAAGGCATTCGTTACAGCTCCACCGAGCTGCTCCTGTCGAACTATGAGGCTCCTGTATGCGGCAGCATCCGGACGATCCACCTGAAGCCGTACGAGGCCAGAGTGTACCGGCTTCATGGTAAGACTTTGTAAGCAGCGCCGCGATTTAAGGATGGATAAAGAAGCGAGGAAGAGGGACGGAGAGATCCGTTCCTCTTTTTTTGCTGCCGTAGAATGAGCCTTAGGACCTTACCTTAATGTGATTATATATGACACGTAAATCCTTGGAAACCATGCTATTTTCATTAAAAAGGAGTAGAATTCAATTGAATAAAAGAGTAATCCTCCATTTTGTAAATAAAAAAAGTGTTTACTTTTATTTTGCGATAGAATATTATAAGAACAAGCTTATCAAGGGGGGATTTGGATGAAAGGTTTATTAACTCGTTGTGTTACTTTGGCATTGTCTTTGACCGTCATTTTGGCGGGCTGCGGCTCGAAACAGGACAGCTCGACCAATGCGGGCGGCGCTTCCGGCGGAAGCGGACAATCGGGAACATCCAAGGTGTCCATGGTGTACTGGCCGGGACCGGAGAGCGACGCCATGCAGAAAGTGGTGGATGCCTATAACAGCGGGCAGGGCAAGACCGACGGCGTGAATGTCGAAATGGTGCTGCTGAGCCGTGACGGAACTTACGAGAAGGAAGCGGCCATGATGAGCTCCAAATCGGATGAAGTGGATATGTACTTTACCGCAAGCTATATCATTGGCCAGCATGCGCCAAGTCTGGATGCCCTGGACGGCAAGGTGAATACTGACGGTTATTTGAAATCCTCGGTCGACTCCCTGCGAATGAATAACGAGACCCTGGCGATCCCGATGGATGTCAGCAATCATTTCCTGCTGTACCGCCAGGATCTGATCGATAAATTGCTGAGCGATTCCGCTTGGAAGAGCAAATATGGCGAAGTCAGCCAAAAGGTGCTGGGCCAAACCCTTGAGCCCAAAGATCCCAAGGACTGGACATGGGATGACTTTATTGCGGCTGCGGCGTTCTTCAGCCAGGAGTACAATCCGGATTCCCCGACGAAATACGGAACCGCGCTTCAAATGAAGAACCTGATTTTCAACGTGATGATTTGGGACGACTTCCTGTGGTCGAGCGGCGGTTCCTGGCTTGACGAGAGCGGCAAGCCGCAGCTCAATTCGGACGCGGCCAAGAAAGCGATGGGTATCTACTCGACGATTTATAACGGTAAAATGACGTCCCCGAACTCGACCGTTGCGGAATATCCTGAAACCCAGGCGGCTCTGCAATCCGGCAACGCGGCTTTTGCCGTTCAATGGGGAGCGGCGTATGACGAATTGAACGATCCGGCACGTTCTCCCAATATTGCGGGCAAAATTGCGGTCGCGCCGATTCCGGGTGAACACAAGACACATGTTCACGCACTCGGGGTGGGACTGAACAAATACGCCAAGAACAAGGAAGCAGCACTGAAATGGATGAATTATTTGACGACGAAGGACGCCATGCAGATCTATGCCGATGGAGGAGGGATTCCTCCGATTGCGGAAGTGCTGAACGGTCTGGGCGAGAAGAAGCCGGTACTGCCGCTCATCGCGGAGCATGTGGATAAATACGGTTATTCCACACCGATTATTGCCGAAACCCAGCCAATCATGCTGAAGCTGGCCGAAGATTTGAGTGGAGCCTGGGCAGGAAAGGACGACATCGGTAAGGCGCTGGAGAAAGCGCAGAGCGATGTAAGCGAGACTTTGTCCAAGTAAGCTGCTGCCGGTAAAGGGGGGGGTTCTCCCCTTCACCCTATTTTTTAAGAAGAGGTGTTGAGATGGTCTATTCGGATAAGGCAGCAAAGTGGGTCCTGTCGTTTCCCCTGCTGTTATTCTGGGTTGTCATGGTTGTATTCCCGGCGGGATATGCGATTTACTTAAGTCTTCACGATGTATCCATGGGCCAGGGGATGTCCTCTTTTTCCGGGTTCGGCAATTATCTGGAAATTTTGCGGGATGCCGACTTTTGGCACTCCATCGGCTTTACTCTTGAGTTTGCTCTGATCACCACGGTTCTTGAGCTTGTTTTCGGATTTTTGCTCGCGCTGCTGTTTAACCGGTCGTTTCCCGGGAAGCGTCCGCTTCTGAGCATGGTGCTGCTGCCGATTATGGTCGCGCCCTCGCTGATGGGCATCATGTTCCGCCTGATTCTGAATGAGAACAACGGCGTCGCCACCTATTTTTTATCCCTGCTGCATATCCAGGTTAACCTGTTCGATCCCGATCTTGTTGTGCCGCTGATGATCGTTCTGGACATTATGCAGTGGGTCCCGTTTACGTTTCTGATCATCTATTCCGGGCTGCAGGGTGTCGATCCGGGACTCTATGAGGCGGCCTCGGTGGACGGTGCTTCATACTGGAGAACCGTTTTGCAGATCATTCTTCCCGTTATTGCTCCTATCTTTTTTATCGCGGCGTTTCTGCGGGGAATCGATGCGTTCCGCACGTTCGACGTCATTTATGTCCTGACGAACGGCGGTCCCGGCAATGTCACGAAGACGGCGAGCATCTACATCTATGAAGCGGCGTTCAAATCCGGCCAAATCGGGCAGGCGGCCTCAGCCTCCGTCATTGTCGCCGTATTCCTGCTGCTGCTCATTCCGTTCTTCGTGAAGAGATTATCCAAATAAAGCACAAGGAGGGCCATCCTCTCATGAAAGCAAGAAAGCCGTGGATTACAACGGTCGCCGTCAGTGTAATCGCCGTGTTCCTGCTGCTCCCTTTGCTCAACACGCTGCTGACCAGCTTGAAAACGACGGGCGACATCAATTCTTTCCCTCCGAAGTTTACGTTCGCTCCGACGCTGGAGCATTACCGAAATGTGATGTTCGCGGCGGGGTATGATTTTACAAGCTATTTTAAGAACAGCATCCTGCTGTCCGTGTTCACCAGTCTTTTTGTGATCGTGATCGCGCTGCCGTCTGCCTATTCCGTTATCAGGCTGGGCTTCAGTTCCGGAAGGCTTCTGACCCTTTCCATGGCGCTGAGACTGTTTCCGCCCATTGTATTTGCCATTCCCTACTATTTAATGTTTCAATATTTGGGACTGCTGGATACGGTCACCGGTTTGATCCTCATTAATATTTTCCTGAATATTCCGCTTGGGCTGATTTTAATGGTAGGATTTTTGCAGGAGCTGCCCTATGAGATTGAAGAATCTGCCAAAATCGACGGGTGCAACGTGTACCAG
This region of Paenibacillus sp. URB8-2 genomic DNA includes:
- a CDS encoding LacI family DNA-binding transcriptional regulator, with product MKVTINDIARMAGVSISTVSRVINNSKPVKEDVRMRVMEAIKRTNYRSGASIDDSAKTDSQLIGVIAPQFSHTVLNDMVAGIGSVSRLYGYELLIGLTDGTLESELDHLKRFGDIQSQGIIFVGSILERRHIETIEAARIPCVVIGQISNIPSIPSVHVDNVTASYEAVTHLIQKGHTRIAMIRGTGDSGIGSDRYQGFRQAMSDAGLPIREDWVVESELSVEDGMNAMRKLAETGDMPSAVFCSTDWMALGAMNYLMDHGMRIPEDVAVFGFDGSYLSSIIRPKLSTVEYSAAEIGMTATRNLIKMIRGAADIPQHSNVTHYLAIRESTD
- a CDS encoding carbohydrate ABC transporter permease, translating into MVYSDKAAKWVLSFPLLLFWVVMVVFPAGYAIYLSLHDVSMGQGMSSFSGFGNYLEILRDADFWHSIGFTLEFALITTVLELVFGFLLALLFNRSFPGKRPLLSMVLLPIMVAPSLMGIMFRLILNENNGVATYFLSLLHIQVNLFDPDLVVPLMIVLDIMQWVPFTFLIIYSGLQGVDPGLYEAASVDGASYWRTVLQIILPVIAPIFFIAAFLRGIDAFRTFDVIYVLTNGGPGNVTKTASIYIYEAAFKSGQIGQAASASVIVAVFLLLLIPFFVKRLSK
- a CDS encoding ABC transporter substrate-binding protein, yielding MKGLLTRCVTLALSLTVILAGCGSKQDSSTNAGGASGGSGQSGTSKVSMVYWPGPESDAMQKVVDAYNSGQGKTDGVNVEMVLLSRDGTYEKEAAMMSSKSDEVDMYFTASYIIGQHAPSLDALDGKVNTDGYLKSSVDSLRMNNETLAIPMDVSNHFLLYRQDLIDKLLSDSAWKSKYGEVSQKVLGQTLEPKDPKDWTWDDFIAAAAFFSQEYNPDSPTKYGTALQMKNLIFNVMIWDDFLWSSGGSWLDESGKPQLNSDAAKKAMGIYSTIYNGKMTSPNSTVAEYPETQAALQSGNAAFAVQWGAAYDELNDPARSPNIAGKIAVAPIPGEHKTHVHALGVGLNKYAKNKEAALKWMNYLTTKDAMQIYADGGGIPPIAEVLNGLGEKKPVLPLIAEHVDKYGYSTPIIAETQPIMLKLAEDLSGAWAGKDDIGKALEKAQSDVSETLSK
- a CDS encoding glycoside hydrolase family 13 protein encodes the protein MERIWWKEAVAYQIYPRSFMDGNGDGVGDLRGVIGKLDYLKNLGIDVIWICPIYKSPNDDNGYDISDYHDIMDEFGTMEDFDELLEEVHRREMKLIMDLVINHTSDEHPWFIESRSSKDNPKRNYYIWADPKDGAEPNNWDSIFGGSIWEYDIITEQYFMHVFSKRQPDLNWENPDVRQDLYEMVNWWLDKGIDGFRIDAISHIKKLAGFPDLPNPEGLRYVSAFAGHMNREGIHDFLLELKEETFDKYDIMTVGEASGVTAGDADLWVSKEKGKFNMVFQFNHMHLWDKSLESGFDLVTFKKVLTEWQKALEGTGWNALFMENHDKPRSVSTYGDDGPLRVQSAKALATMYFLMQGTPFIYQGQEIGMTNVQFQSIDDYDDVHMKNWYRLEREEGKEHEDLMPVIWTNGRDNSRTPMQWNAGEQAGFTEGTPWMKVNPNYKEINVESELANPDSIYHYYKKMIHLRKSNPVAVYGVYDLILPKNKQIYAYTRTLEDDQLLIITNLFAEEALFHLPKGIRYSSTELLLSNYEAPVCGSIRTIHLKPYEARVYRLHGKTL
- a CDS encoding carbohydrate ABC transporter permease; this encodes MKARKPWITTVAVSVIAVFLLLPLLNTLLTSLKTTGDINSFPPKFTFAPTLEHYRNVMFAAGYDFTSYFKNSILLSVFTSLFVIVIALPSAYSVIRLGFSSGRLLTLSMALRLFPPIVFAIPYYLMFQYLGLLDTVTGLILINIFLNIPLGLILMVGFLQELPYEIEESAKIDGCNVYQILWKIILPLMAPGIASVAILAFIFSWNDYLFAVIISLNKATPVTLGSTMFITSWGIKWGDISAATVLSILPPLLFTFFAQRYLVSGLSMGAVKG
- a CDS encoding PspC domain-containing protein, whose protein sequence is MKKLYRSERDKKFSGLCGGLAQWLGIDSTLIRLVAVIVALCSVGSFILFYLIASLIVPSEPTESFMDGHHYY
- a CDS encoding PspA/IM30 family protein, encoding MSILERIATLTKAAMHEGLNRLENPVIMTGQYLRDLDDRIEEAEQRSRDLQAAAKLLERRLKEYSMLAELSEGDALKALENGDEEKAKQAIEAKLAYTESERECSAGLEETRQVLAGLGYEIAAAKEERGRLKAKRDELAERAERLRKVPGNTTSAPSSTTPAPCRTVFSGLNTHAAARGFERMEEKIQEWEARQDFPVRNVSPAVDTEGGRPDARVKEQAAAELERLRGQMKSAGHKDSD